From the Scylla paramamosain isolate STU-SP2022 chromosome 15, ASM3559412v1, whole genome shotgun sequence genome, one window contains:
- the LOC135107539 gene encoding cyclic AMP-dependent transcription factor ATF-6 alpha-like isoform X4 encodes MSVILDMFMQDDEEDEEKWMEEQAGIMFKEVEVEEEERHQRQEAEGDGMKVISSRHTPFSAWESAPPSPLPVFSALLQDVSESSSDDDLIHKLSNDLELPLALDDLEPVPPWPCQPGEVFQMLPTGNASSSSSSSSSSSSSSSSSSSSSSSSLSSFPSNRLSSIKCEVTDGMTAEELTRAFYPNMVPLGVEINEMDRESVVKEEPASPQHMLQLPPSPDETRDIWDLLCGSDVKPSIRVLDTPPVTPPQSEVSPPHSPQPPSPVAMVMGQANQHQQQQQKPLMNGNGSVGNHLSQPIKVVTITTRNGGSGPGPTKGGRVTKTMKIQPKVVSPSAAQTPQPQVISIVNSSSVPKLTLPKTAVTRTISGGNTRIVQVKAPPPATQPPPSTTPSPSPLSSILPPQVSTPTTVGTVGTPASAAPLAPLAPALTPGLKLCSIPDLKAFKRQQRMIKNRESASLSRKKKKEYLNSLELKFADLESENKKLKEENLRLQQRVAHLETECDSLRRSAGRASSRKTTTALFALIFLFSLNLGPLSGILLGGKSKLDSLKGILPGSDELSVPTSFSQRSLLWTREETADNDSGSSHLAANASHTCPMYINATESLRLETELRDWFEHKFRPSKTDRKKDDTTTANAGGAYPKAKIVRKGLAGRLGGTLHGVTTGKDRESAVNEVWNALAPPHPPPAHLYHYIHPEALQVDNPARPEEQRAVLASAPRLSSFLEAIQRRDDTYYVVSFSPDHLLVPATARNDSARPRMSLLMPTPRPMNESLAPPRDHVALMQIDCEVMHTRLVHVAEEFIPPHLRAGGSNASHPAPQTPPEAPQPSRAEPKRRPKSRPFLPNTGQPSQ; translated from the exons atgtccGTGATACTTGATATGTTTATGCAAGAcgatgaggaagacgaggagaaatgGATGGAGGAGCAGGCAGGCATTATGTtcaaggaggtggaggtagaggaggaggagcggcacCAACGGCAGGAGGCTGAAGGGGATGGCATGAAAGTTATCTCCAGTAGACACACTCCTTTCAGCGCCTGGGAatctgcccctccctcccctctcccggTCTTCTCTGCCCTGTTGCAAG ATGTGTCAGAGTCTAGCAGTGATGACGACCTCATCCACAAACTCTCCAATGACCTTGAG CTCCCTTTGGCCCTGGATGACCTTGAGCCAGTACCTCCATGGCCATGCCAGCCTGGAGAAGTCTTCCAGATGTTGCCCACTGggaatgcctcctcctcctcctcctcctcctcctcctcctcctcctcctcctcctcctcctcctcctcctcctcctcctccctctcttcattcccCTCTAATAGATTATCCTCCATCAAGTGTGAAG TTACAGATGGCATGACGGCAGAAGAGCTGACACGTGCCTTCTACCCCAACATGGTGCCCCTTGGagtagaaattaatgaaatggaCAGAGAAAGTGTG GTGAAGGAGGAACCAGCGTCTCCACAGCACATGTTACAGTTGCCACCTTCTCCTGATGAGACACGAGATATCTGGGACCTGTTGTGTGGGAGTGATGTCAAGCCCAGCATCAGG GTGCTGGACACTCCTCCTGTCACACCTCCTCAGAGTGAGGTCTCTCCACCACACAGtcctcagcctccctctccaGTTGCCATGGTAATGGGACAGGCCAAccaacaccaacagcagcaacagaagcccTTGATGAATGGCAATGGTAGTGTTGGCAACCACCTCTCTCAGCCCATAAAAGTTGTCACCATCACAACACGGAATG GGGGATCTGGTCCGGGTCCCACCAAAGGTGGCCGTGTTACCAAAACTATGAAGATACAGCCCAAGGTGGTCAGTCCATCTGCTGCTCAGACACCCCAGCCACAGGTTATCAGCATTGTAAACTCATCATCTGTGCCTAAGCTGACCTTACCCAAGACAG CTGTGACCCGGACTATTTCTGGAGGCAACACTAGGATAGTACAGGTCAAAGCTCCTCCACCTGCCACCCAGCCTCCTCCAAGCACCACCCCCAGCCCTAgccctctttcttccattcttccaccCCAG GTCAGCACCCCAACAACAGTAGGAACAGTAGGAACGCCAGCATCTGCAGCCCCCCTTGCACCTTTGGCACCAGCTCTCACTCCTGGCTTGAAGCTATGCAGCATACCTGAT CTAAAAGCTTTCAAGCGGCAGCAGAGAATGATCAAGAACCGAGAATCAGCAAGTTTGTCtcgcaaaaagaaaaaggaatatcTCAATTCCCTTGAGTTGAAGTTTGCTGACCTGGAGAGTGAGAATAAAAAGCTTAAAGAG GAAAACCTTCGCCTGCAGCAGCGAGTAGCACATCTAGAGACAGAGTGTGATTCACTGCGCCGTTCAGCCGGCCGTGCCTCCAGTCGGAAGACAACCACTGCACTTTTtgctctcatctttctcttttccttaaatCTTGGACCCCTTTC GGGCATCCTTCTTGGTGGAAAATCCAAGCTGGACTCCCTCAAGGGCATCCTGCCAGGAAGTGATGAGCTGAGTGTCCCAACCAGCTTCTCCCAGCGGTCTCTCTTGTGGACAAGGGAGGAGACAGCAGATAATGATAGTGGATCATCCCACTTGGCTGCCAATGCCTCCCATACCTGCCCCATGTACATTAATGCTACTGAGAGCTTAAG ACTGGAAACAGAGTTAAGAGACTGGTTCGAACACAAATTCAGACCTTCAAAAACTGACCGCAAGAAAGATGATACCACAACTGCTAATGCTGGTGGTGCCTATCCCAAAGCCAAAATTGTAAGAAAGGGCCTGGCAGGGCGTTTGGGAGGGACCCTGCATGGGGTTACAACAGGAAAGGATAGAGAGTCAGCTGTAAATGAAGTATGGAATGCTTTGGCACCCCCTCATCCACCTCCAGCACACCTTTATCATTACATCCATCCTGAGGCCCTGCAAGTTGATAACCCAGCCAG GCCGGAGGAGCAGCGTGCTGTGTTGGCCTCTGCACCACGGCTCTCGTCATTCCTAGAGGCAATCCAGCGTCGTGATGATACTTATTATGTGGTCTCCTTCTCCCCGGACCATCTCCTCGTGCCTGCCACTGCACGAAATGATTCTGCACGGCCTCGTATGTCACTTCTTATGCCAACACCACGCCCAATGAATGAGTCCCTGGCACCTCCTAGGGACCATGTGGCCCTGATGCAAATTGATTGTGAAGTAATGCATACCCGCCTTGTTCACGTAGCTGAGGAGTTCATCCCTCCACATCTTCGTGCTGGTGGCAGCAATGCCTCCCATCCAGCCCCGCAAACCCCTCCAGAAGCCCCACAGCCTAGTCGGGCCGAGCCTAAGAGACGGCCCAAGTCCAGGCCATTCTTGCCCAATACTGGTCAGCCAAGCCAGTAG
- the LOC135107539 gene encoding cyclic AMP-dependent transcription factor ATF-6 alpha-like isoform X5 translates to MCGMLAREDEGREKKHEQSIEEPTKSPSTQPTVCIPASPAPPNLADAFSRELFSELDMMDFSQDVSESSSDDDLIHKLSNDLELPLALDDLEPVPPWPCQPGEVFQMLPTGNASSSSSSSSSSSSSSSSSSSSSSSSLSSFPSNRLSSIKCEVTDGMTAEELTRAFYPNMVPLGVEINEMDRESVVKEEPASPQHMLQLPPSPDETRDIWDLLCGSDVKPSIRVLDTPPVTPPQSEVSPPHSPQPPSPVAMVMGQANQHQQQQQKPLMNGNGSVGNHLSQPIKVVTITTRNGGSGPGPTKGGRVTKTMKIQPKVVSPSAAQTPQPQVISIVNSSSVPKLTLPKTAVTRTISGGNTRIVQVKAPPPATQPPPSTTPSPSPLSSILPPQVSTPTTVGTVGTPASAAPLAPLAPALTPGLKLCSIPDLKAFKRQQRMIKNRESASLSRKKKKEYLNSLELKFADLESENKKLKEENLRLQQRVAHLETECDSLRRSAGRASSRKTTTALFALIFLFSLNLGPLSGILLGGKSKLDSLKGILPGSDELSVPTSFSQRSLLWTREETADNDSGSSHLAANASHTCPMYINATESLRLETELRDWFEHKFRPSKTDRKKDDTTTANAGGAYPKAKIVRKGLAGRLGGTLHGVTTGKDRESAVNEVWNALAPPHPPPAHLYHYIHPEALQVDNPARPEEQRAVLASAPRLSSFLEAIQRRDDTYYVVSFSPDHLLVPATARNDSARPRMSLLMPTPRPMNESLAPPRDHVALMQIDCEVMHTRLVHVAEEFIPPHLRAGGSNASHPAPQTPPEAPQPSRAEPKRRPKSRPFLPNTGQPSQ, encoded by the exons atgtGTGGAATGTTAGCAAGAGAGgacgaggggagagaaaagaaacatgagCAAAGTATAGAAG AGCCTACTAAGTCTCCATCAACACAGCCCACCGTCTGCATTCCAGCCAGCCCTGCTCCTCCTAATCTAGCTGACGCATTCTCTCGAGAACTATTTTCAGAGTTGGACATGATGGATTTTTCTcaag ATGTGTCAGAGTCTAGCAGTGATGACGACCTCATCCACAAACTCTCCAATGACCTTGAG CTCCCTTTGGCCCTGGATGACCTTGAGCCAGTACCTCCATGGCCATGCCAGCCTGGAGAAGTCTTCCAGATGTTGCCCACTGggaatgcctcctcctcctcctcctcctcctcctcctcctcctcctcctcctcctcctcctcctcctcctcctcctcctccctctcttcattcccCTCTAATAGATTATCCTCCATCAAGTGTGAAG TTACAGATGGCATGACGGCAGAAGAGCTGACACGTGCCTTCTACCCCAACATGGTGCCCCTTGGagtagaaattaatgaaatggaCAGAGAAAGTGTG GTGAAGGAGGAACCAGCGTCTCCACAGCACATGTTACAGTTGCCACCTTCTCCTGATGAGACACGAGATATCTGGGACCTGTTGTGTGGGAGTGATGTCAAGCCCAGCATCAGG GTGCTGGACACTCCTCCTGTCACACCTCCTCAGAGTGAGGTCTCTCCACCACACAGtcctcagcctccctctccaGTTGCCATGGTAATGGGACAGGCCAAccaacaccaacagcagcaacagaagcccTTGATGAATGGCAATGGTAGTGTTGGCAACCACCTCTCTCAGCCCATAAAAGTTGTCACCATCACAACACGGAATG GGGGATCTGGTCCGGGTCCCACCAAAGGTGGCCGTGTTACCAAAACTATGAAGATACAGCCCAAGGTGGTCAGTCCATCTGCTGCTCAGACACCCCAGCCACAGGTTATCAGCATTGTAAACTCATCATCTGTGCCTAAGCTGACCTTACCCAAGACAG CTGTGACCCGGACTATTTCTGGAGGCAACACTAGGATAGTACAGGTCAAAGCTCCTCCACCTGCCACCCAGCCTCCTCCAAGCACCACCCCCAGCCCTAgccctctttcttccattcttccaccCCAG GTCAGCACCCCAACAACAGTAGGAACAGTAGGAACGCCAGCATCTGCAGCCCCCCTTGCACCTTTGGCACCAGCTCTCACTCCTGGCTTGAAGCTATGCAGCATACCTGAT CTAAAAGCTTTCAAGCGGCAGCAGAGAATGATCAAGAACCGAGAATCAGCAAGTTTGTCtcgcaaaaagaaaaaggaatatcTCAATTCCCTTGAGTTGAAGTTTGCTGACCTGGAGAGTGAGAATAAAAAGCTTAAAGAG GAAAACCTTCGCCTGCAGCAGCGAGTAGCACATCTAGAGACAGAGTGTGATTCACTGCGCCGTTCAGCCGGCCGTGCCTCCAGTCGGAAGACAACCACTGCACTTTTtgctctcatctttctcttttccttaaatCTTGGACCCCTTTC GGGCATCCTTCTTGGTGGAAAATCCAAGCTGGACTCCCTCAAGGGCATCCTGCCAGGAAGTGATGAGCTGAGTGTCCCAACCAGCTTCTCCCAGCGGTCTCTCTTGTGGACAAGGGAGGAGACAGCAGATAATGATAGTGGATCATCCCACTTGGCTGCCAATGCCTCCCATACCTGCCCCATGTACATTAATGCTACTGAGAGCTTAAG ACTGGAAACAGAGTTAAGAGACTGGTTCGAACACAAATTCAGACCTTCAAAAACTGACCGCAAGAAAGATGATACCACAACTGCTAATGCTGGTGGTGCCTATCCCAAAGCCAAAATTGTAAGAAAGGGCCTGGCAGGGCGTTTGGGAGGGACCCTGCATGGGGTTACAACAGGAAAGGATAGAGAGTCAGCTGTAAATGAAGTATGGAATGCTTTGGCACCCCCTCATCCACCTCCAGCACACCTTTATCATTACATCCATCCTGAGGCCCTGCAAGTTGATAACCCAGCCAG GCCGGAGGAGCAGCGTGCTGTGTTGGCCTCTGCACCACGGCTCTCGTCATTCCTAGAGGCAATCCAGCGTCGTGATGATACTTATTATGTGGTCTCCTTCTCCCCGGACCATCTCCTCGTGCCTGCCACTGCACGAAATGATTCTGCACGGCCTCGTATGTCACTTCTTATGCCAACACCACGCCCAATGAATGAGTCCCTGGCACCTCCTAGGGACCATGTGGCCCTGATGCAAATTGATTGTGAAGTAATGCATACCCGCCTTGTTCACGTAGCTGAGGAGTTCATCCCTCCACATCTTCGTGCTGGTGGCAGCAATGCCTCCCATCCAGCCCCGCAAACCCCTCCAGAAGCCCCACAGCCTAGTCGGGCCGAGCCTAAGAGACGGCCCAAGTCCAGGCCATTCTTGCCCAATACTGGTCAGCCAAGCCAGTAG